The following proteins are encoded in a genomic region of Flammeovirga pectinis:
- a CDS encoding TolC family protein, with the protein MLKISKKVKSTVTVFLLMIISSFALGQTDTNLTRRALATKAINNSHIVKIKQNEAKASHLDKQRALYTYIPKVGVKGGYAYLLNDITISRDISGTKNQALYGLENSKNQSLAQLASSGLPPTMIGVATPLIEGVYNNIGGMVNQIPNTPSISIQDNNFWFYDAYVEMVIFSGLQAPTFAKAAEAKSEAQQAMVDQEKNEIIMETLSYYDKMAVVNQSLKVLEESQKRLDKQTEFANKAKEVGLATEYDLNKIRIAEKDIIAKRIELEASRSLVIQKLQQLTGIDKEELTTINPELTLWMVDENEINLSNRNEIKALEHSIEALEYKHKGEQYGALPKAKAFAHVVQGGTNMTNIDAVPFVGVAMQWEIFDGLQRKREVQKSELAVISMKEKKAYAQDLVQLDFQKKKMEWQVATQMVDVSNQKLDGAQTGLKIKVQEAQNGLTDVTDVLDEISEYEKFQLEYIQSIANQRQKAVALINAMGVLNVEHIQN; encoded by the coding sequence ATGTTGAAAATAAGTAAAAAAGTAAAGAGTACTGTAACAGTATTTTTGCTTATGATTATATCTTCTTTTGCTTTAGGTCAAACAGATACAAATTTAACAAGAAGAGCACTTGCTACTAAAGCTATAAATAACTCTCATATAGTTAAAATAAAACAAAATGAAGCGAAAGCATCTCATTTAGACAAACAAAGAGCTTTATATACCTATATACCTAAAGTAGGGGTTAAAGGTGGTTATGCCTACTTATTAAATGATATCACAATTTCAAGAGATATTAGTGGTACAAAAAATCAAGCGCTTTATGGTTTAGAAAATAGTAAAAACCAATCTCTAGCTCAACTAGCTTCATCTGGTTTACCACCAACTATGATTGGTGTAGCTACCCCACTTATTGAGGGTGTTTATAATAATATAGGCGGAATGGTAAATCAAATTCCTAATACACCATCTATATCAATACAAGATAATAATTTTTGGTTTTATGATGCTTATGTAGAAATGGTCATTTTCTCTGGACTCCAGGCTCCAACTTTTGCTAAGGCAGCAGAAGCTAAATCAGAAGCACAACAAGCCATGGTGGACCAAGAAAAAAATGAAATTATAATGGAAACACTTAGCTATTATGATAAAATGGCTGTTGTAAATCAATCTCTTAAAGTTTTAGAGGAAAGTCAGAAAAGGTTAGACAAACAAACAGAATTCGCAAATAAAGCTAAGGAAGTTGGTTTAGCTACTGAATATGATTTAAATAAAATTAGAATTGCAGAGAAAGACATTATTGCAAAAAGAATTGAATTAGAAGCAAGTAGAAGTCTTGTAATACAGAAACTACAACAATTAACGGGGATAGATAAGGAAGAATTAACGACAATCAATCCAGAATTAACTTTATGGATGGTTGATGAAAATGAAATTAATTTAAGTAACAGAAATGAGATCAAGGCTTTAGAACATTCTATAGAAGCTCTAGAATATAAACATAAAGGAGAACAATATGGAGCTCTTCCTAAGGCAAAAGCATTTGCACATGTAGTACAAGGAGGTACAAATATGACAAATATTGATGCTGTTCCTTTTGTTGGAGTAGCTATGCAATGGGAAATATTTGATGGTTTACAAAGAAAACGTGAAGTTCAAAAATCTGAGCTTGCTGTAATTTCTATGAAAGAAAAGAAAGCCTACGCTCAGGATTTAGTGCAATTAGATTTCCAAAAGAAAAAAATGGAATGGCAAGTAGCTACACAAATGGTAGATGTTTCAAATCAAAAACTTGATGGAGCTCAAACAGGCCTTAAAATTAAAGTCCAAGAAGCTCAAAATGGATTAACAGATGTAACAGATGTACTTGATGAAATATCAGAATATGAGAAGTTTCAACTTGAATATATTCAATCAATTGCAAATCAAAGACAAAAGGCGGTAGCATTAATTAACGCAATGGGTGTGCTTAATGTAGAACACATTCAAAACTAA
- a CDS encoding DUF819 family protein, translating to MENSITPLITNDAVVFGLLMASLAFVFYTSSLKNSFWSKFYKIFPALLMCYLIPSILSTLNIISPAHSNLYTMAKNYLLPASLVLMTISVDLKGIMNLGSKSIIMFLSGTIGIIIGGPLAILIVSYFSPETFNGVGFQEVWRGLATLAGSWIGGGANQAAMLEIYKYDQSLYSGIVAVDIIVANIWMAILLLGIGKTEKIDKWLKADVTAIEDLKAKVAAYQNSITKNPSLTDLMIVLGVAFGIVGLSHFLADNLSSYITSVVADPSTSVLSSRFFWLVLLATSIGVILSFTKARKLEGYGASKFGSVCIYILVATIGMKMDVTKTLENPGLLAVGGVWMLIHVIIMVITAKIIRAPFFFLAVGSKANVGGAASAPVIASAFHPSLAPVGVLLAVLGYALGTYGAMFCAYLMQIASQ from the coding sequence TTGGAAAATTCTATCACTCCCCTTATCACAAACGATGCTGTTGTTTTTGGCCTTCTTATGGCCTCTTTAGCATTTGTATTTTACACTTCAAGTCTAAAAAATTCTTTTTGGTCTAAGTTTTATAAAATATTCCCTGCCCTATTGATGTGTTATTTAATTCCATCAATTCTAAGTACACTTAATATAATTTCTCCCGCACATTCTAATTTGTACACAATGGCAAAGAATTACCTTTTGCCTGCAAGTTTGGTTTTAATGACTATAAGTGTTGATTTAAAAGGAATTATGAACTTGGGAAGTAAAAGTATCATAATGTTCTTATCTGGTACTATCGGTATTATTATCGGTGGACCTTTAGCTATATTAATTGTCTCTTATTTCTCTCCCGAAACTTTTAATGGCGTAGGTTTCCAAGAAGTTTGGCGTGGTTTAGCTACATTGGCAGGTAGTTGGATTGGCGGTGGAGCTAACCAAGCCGCAATGTTAGAAATATATAAATATGACCAATCCTTATATTCTGGTATTGTAGCAGTAGATATTATTGTTGCTAATATTTGGATGGCTATTTTATTATTAGGTATCGGTAAAACAGAAAAAATAGATAAATGGCTAAAAGCTGATGTGACTGCAATTGAAGATTTAAAAGCTAAAGTTGCTGCTTATCAAAATAGTATTACTAAAAACCCATCATTAACAGATTTAATGATTGTATTAGGAGTTGCTTTCGGTATTGTTGGTTTATCACATTTTTTAGCGGATAATCTAAGTAGTTATATTACTTCTGTTGTAGCAGACCCATCAACAAGTGTTTTAAGTAGTCGCTTCTTTTGGTTAGTTCTTTTAGCAACTTCTATTGGTGTAATTCTAAGTTTTACAAAAGCTAGAAAGTTAGAAGGATACGGTGCTTCTAAGTTTGGTAGTGTATGTATTTATATTTTGGTAGCAACTATAGGAATGAAAATGGATGTTACAAAAACGTTAGAAAACCCAGGTTTATTAGCTGTAGGTGGTGTTTGGATGCTTATACATGTAATTATTATGGTAATTACGGCTAAAATTATTAGAGCTCCATTCTTTTTCCTTGCTGTAGGTAGTAAAGCAAATGTTGGTGGAGCAGCTTCTGCACCTGTAATTGCGTCTGCATTTCATCCATCTTTAGCACCTGTTGGCGTTTTGTTAGCTGTTTTAGGATATGCCTTAGGAACTTATGGAGCAATGTTCTGTGCCTACCTGATGCAAATTGCTTCACAATAA
- a CDS encoding AI-2E family transporter, producing MISINKVTSISLLLVIIVVSLIFLKSILVPLILATIFWLIVVEVRTLIGNLLGSDKNKIPVWIQNILATLTIFAIFFVAIKMLSISIQNLTESLSHYDGNLVLIEDKVNNLFDIDITTSLNKMIGDYNFTSLLKNILTSVTGLFGNTFTIILYVVFLLLEESVFGDKLVKIYPDAKEYQAVVKMIAKIGNSVSSYLTLKSFVSLLTGVLSYMVLKLMGIDAPFFWALLIFALNYIPTIGSLIATLFPAFFTVIQFADLSSGLIVLLSVGVIQVIIGNLVEPKVMGNSLNISGLVVLIALAFWGALWGVVGMILSVPITVMMIIIFGEFESTRPIAIILSENGNIGTTIRESEKE from the coding sequence ATGATTAGCATAAACAAGGTCACATCAATATCACTTCTGTTAGTGATTATAGTAGTATCTCTAATTTTCCTGAAATCAATCCTCGTTCCTTTAATATTGGCTACAATTTTTTGGCTAATTGTGGTAGAGGTAAGGACATTAATTGGAAATTTATTAGGGTCAGATAAGAACAAAATACCAGTTTGGATACAAAATATTCTCGCAACGTTAACTATTTTCGCAATATTTTTTGTTGCCATAAAGATGTTGAGTATTAGTATTCAAAACTTAACAGAATCACTATCACATTATGATGGTAACCTTGTTTTAATAGAAGATAAAGTAAATAACTTATTCGATATCGATATTACTACTTCATTAAATAAGATGATTGGTGATTATAATTTTACTTCGTTACTCAAGAACATACTCACCTCTGTTACTGGTTTATTTGGCAATACTTTTACTATTATTCTATATGTGGTCTTCTTATTATTAGAGGAGAGTGTTTTTGGTGATAAGCTTGTTAAAATATATCCAGATGCAAAAGAATATCAGGCAGTAGTTAAGATGATAGCTAAGATTGGTAATTCTGTAAGTAGTTATTTAACATTAAAATCATTTGTTAGTTTGCTTACAGGTGTTTTAAGTTATATGGTTTTAAAATTGATGGGTATTGATGCTCCATTTTTTTGGGCATTATTAATCTTTGCTCTTAATTATATTCCAACAATTGGATCTTTAATAGCAACTCTCTTTCCTGCATTTTTTACAGTTATTCAATTTGCAGACCTCTCTTCAGGTTTAATTGTGTTGTTATCAGTAGGTGTTATTCAAGTAATTATTGGTAATCTTGTAGAACCAAAAGTTATGGGAAATTCATTAAATATTAGTGGATTAGTTGTACTTATTGCTTTGGCTTTTTGGGGAGCATTATGGGGCGTTGTAGGTATGATTTTGAGTGTGCCAATAACAGTAATGATGATTATAATTTTTGGTGAGTTTGAATCTACAAGGCCAATAGCAATTATCTTATCTGAGAATGGAAATATAGGCACTACAATTAGAGAAAGTGAAAAAGAATAA
- a CDS encoding DUF2490 domain-containing protein, translating into MITFYKTIFRIFNITLFFLIIFSESIFSQETEKKYYDNSYWTLWNVDYELNNSDSLFFEVNTRSSAFDSYIIDGLNINRAHIMLGYAHKFKNKKLMVGGSIRDVFEPNWNVLFLRAFFQHNGQIGGGLLDFQKRLQYEQILHNKTGDTSGNRDDYGRIGFWIMLGRNFTIAQAKLRAEFSYELFVNTNNSSSDDRSVDLTRLRFDVYYRFAEDKFRVGLFAMRDTQYYFAPASGPSYDANGNLISEGKPERNLNLITPTYGITFKYSIRQKEECNCPGEKKRR; encoded by the coding sequence ATGATAACATTTTACAAGACTATTTTTAGAATTTTTAATATAACACTGTTTTTCCTGATAATTTTTAGTGAGTCTATCTTTTCTCAAGAAACTGAAAAAAAATATTATGACAACTCTTATTGGACATTATGGAATGTCGATTATGAATTGAACAATAGTGATAGCCTGTTTTTTGAGGTAAATACAAGATCATCTGCTTTCGATAGTTATATCATAGATGGCTTAAATATTAATAGAGCACACATAATGCTTGGATATGCGCATAAATTTAAGAATAAGAAATTAATGGTTGGAGGATCTATAAGAGATGTATTCGAACCTAATTGGAATGTTCTTTTTCTACGTGCTTTCTTTCAACATAATGGCCAAATTGGTGGAGGTCTTTTAGATTTTCAAAAGCGATTACAATACGAACAGATTCTTCATAATAAAACCGGTGATACATCTGGCAATAGAGACGATTATGGTAGAATAGGGTTCTGGATAATGCTTGGTCGTAATTTTACTATTGCACAAGCTAAATTAAGAGCAGAATTTTCTTATGAGCTTTTTGTGAATACAAATAATAGTTCATCCGATGACAGGAGTGTAGACTTAACAAGATTACGTTTTGATGTATATTATAGATTTGCAGAAGATAAATTTAGAGTAGGCTTATTTGCAATGCGTGATACTCAATATTATTTCGCACCTGCTTCTGGACCTAGCTATGATGCTAATGGGAATTTAATTTCAGAAGGTAAGCCAGAAAGAAATTTAAATTTGATTACACCAACTTATGGTATCACTTTTAAGTATAGCATAAGGCAGAAAGAAGAATGTAATTGCCCAGGAGAGAAAAAAAGAAGATAA
- a CDS encoding DUF418 domain-containing protein, with amino-acid sequence MTNTTSSTITPTTGKQRLGVIDALRGFAILGILFANILSWSLYKFTPTAELNTFAFAEYDSTLHHLLNFFVDTKFYSIFSILFGVGFYLQYDRQRNNQEAFLKVYRRRLKFLILFGFIHMLFWSGDILMLYGMMAFVFILFRNQSPDRILKWAVFFMFAPLLVDAVMLYVAPGWMSPSKEIAGEAMKRYIDEDPSAVVAAFQSGNFITTFKQNVHNIMWRWFDFMPSYRPFKVLGLFLFGFYLQSKKFFTEGGRSWKVFFIFATLGTAAHLIGYQIGGSMAKFPKEASDLGFKAIMMFGQLTLALSYASLLSIIYHTSWGEKAMQPLTSVGKMSFTNYLSQTLIGIVIFYGIGFGLGGTLTLAPIFVIAVLIYIFQVTYSAIWLKKFKFGPLEWGWKCLTYSQRFPILNSEYDKIKAAKKAA; translated from the coding sequence ATGACTAATACTACATCATCTACTATCACTCCTACTACCGGAAAACAAAGACTTGGCGTTATTGATGCGTTAAGAGGTTTTGCGATTTTAGGGATTTTATTTGCAAATATTCTTAGCTGGAGTTTGTATAAATTTACTCCGACAGCAGAATTAAATACTTTTGCTTTTGCAGAATATGATAGTACACTTCACCATTTATTAAATTTCTTTGTTGATACTAAATTCTATAGTATCTTCTCTATTTTGTTTGGAGTGGGTTTTTACCTCCAATACGACCGTCAGAGAAACAATCAAGAAGCATTTCTTAAAGTTTACAGAAGAAGATTAAAATTTCTTATCCTTTTTGGGTTTATACATATGTTATTTTGGTCTGGTGATATATTGATGCTTTATGGAATGATGGCATTTGTCTTTATTCTGTTTAGAAATCAATCGCCCGATAGAATCTTAAAATGGGCTGTTTTCTTTATGTTCGCACCATTACTCGTAGATGCAGTAATGTTATATGTAGCTCCAGGTTGGATGAGCCCTAGTAAAGAAATTGCTGGAGAAGCAATGAAAAGATATATCGATGAAGATCCTTCTGCAGTTGTTGCAGCGTTCCAAAGTGGAAATTTTATTACAACATTTAAACAAAATGTTCATAACATTATGTGGAGATGGTTTGACTTTATGCCTTCTTACCGTCCATTTAAAGTTTTAGGATTATTCCTTTTTGGTTTTTATCTACAATCTAAAAAATTCTTTACTGAAGGTGGAAGATCTTGGAAAGTATTTTTCATTTTTGCGACCTTAGGTACTGCTGCCCATTTAATTGGTTATCAAATTGGAGGTAGTATGGCTAAATTCCCTAAAGAAGCTTCTGATTTAGGTTTTAAAGCTATCATGATGTTTGGTCAACTTACATTAGCATTGTCTTATGCTTCTCTTTTATCAATTATTTATCATACTAGTTGGGGAGAAAAAGCAATGCAACCATTAACATCGGTTGGTAAAATGTCGTTCACAAATTACTTATCTCAAACGTTAATTGGTATTGTTATATTCTATGGAATTGGTTTTGGTTTAGGAGGTACATTAACCCTAGCTCCAATTTTTGTAATAGCTGTATTAATTTATATCTTCCAAGTAACTTATAGTGCTATTTGGTTGAAGAAGTTTAAATTCGGTCCATTAGAATGGGGATGGAAATGTTTAACATACAGTCAAAGATTTCCAATTTTAAATAGTGAATATGACAAAATTAAAGCTGCTAAAAAGGCTGCATAA
- a CDS encoding leucine-rich repeat domain-containing protein produces MKKINTFLLSILLIAALFSCNKDKDLMSDRDVLQSLYQSTNGKGWYNKTGWGSAEPLSEWYGVEVDSKNRVTKVNLRGNNLNGTVPGNIGNLQELKILDLSDNKLRGSIPNQIRFLKKLSRLKMNHNSFTGMIDKGISELRKKDKGQLISLEVDQKNRFIEKQVLVKRTTNSKKGRGRGKKYTYPIQ; encoded by the coding sequence ATGAAAAAAATTAATACTTTCTTACTTAGTATACTCCTTATAGCAGCATTATTTAGTTGTAATAAAGATAAAGATTTAATGTCTGATAGAGATGTTTTACAAAGTTTATATCAATCAACAAATGGAAAAGGCTGGTACAATAAAACTGGTTGGGGTTCTGCTGAACCATTATCAGAATGGTATGGCGTAGAAGTAGATTCTAAAAATAGAGTTACAAAAGTTAATTTAAGAGGAAATAATTTAAACGGTACAGTGCCAGGTAATATTGGTAACTTACAAGAATTAAAAATATTAGACCTTAGTGATAATAAGCTTAGAGGATCAATACCAAATCAGATTAGATTTCTTAAAAAATTATCTAGGTTAAAAATGAATCATAATAGTTTTACTGGTATGATTGATAAAGGAATTTCAGAACTTAGAAAAAAAGATAAAGGACAGTTAATTTCTTTAGAGGTTGACCAAAAAAATAGATTTATAGAAAAACAGGTTTTAGTAAAAAGAACTACTAATTCTAAAAAAGGAAGAGGACGAGGTAAAAAATATACTTATCCAATTCAATAA
- a CDS encoding DUF3127 domain-containing protein, which translates to MAFEVVGKIEKIMDTQQVSDRFKKRDFVLLIQDGSYPQYIKFQATQDRCTLLDSFNEGDDIAVTFDLKGRPFDKGGETIYFTNLEAWRINAAASAQPQAAPQQPSYGGGAPVQSNTPPPPPPPVGGDDIDGDLPF; encoded by the coding sequence ATGGCTTTTGAAGTAGTTGGTAAAATTGAAAAGATTATGGATACTCAACAAGTATCTGATCGTTTCAAAAAAAGAGATTTTGTGCTCTTAATTCAAGATGGTAGTTACCCTCAATACATCAAGTTTCAGGCAACACAAGATCGTTGTACTTTACTTGATAGCTTTAATGAAGGAGATGACATTGCAGTAACTTTCGATTTAAAAGGAAGACCTTTTGATAAAGGTGGTGAAACAATTTATTTCACAAACTTAGAAGCTTGGAGAATTAATGCTGCAGCAAGTGCACAACCACAAGCGGCTCCACAACAACCAAGTTATGGTGGAGGAGCTCCTGTACAATCAAATACACCACCTCCACCACCTCCACCGGTAGGAGGAGATGATATAGATGGTGATTTACCATTCTAG
- a CDS encoding acyl-CoA dehydrogenase family protein has protein sequence MTDFYNIDDLLSDEQKIARDATNAFITKDVQPIIEEFAQKSEAPQHLIQKFGEMGLFGPAIPTEYGGGGMDDISYGLIMQEVERGDSGLRSMASVQSSLVMYPIYAFGSEEQRKKYLPKLATGEFLGCFGLTEPNHGSNPSGMETHLIDKGEYYLLNGAKMWITNSPIADIAVVWARDENKRVKGVIVEKGMAGFTAPEIHNKWSLRASSTGELVFDNVKIPKENILPNKDGLGAPLMCLDSARYGIAWGAIGAAIDCYETARDYSLERTQFDKPIGGFQLTQKKLSEMLTEITKAQLLALRLGQLKVKGQATSTQISMAKRNNVEMALKIAREARQILGGMGISGEYPIMRHMMNLESVITYEGTHDIHLLILGADITGIPAFK, from the coding sequence ATGACTGATTTCTATAATATCGACGATCTTCTGAGTGATGAACAAAAGATTGCAAGAGATGCTACAAATGCATTTATCACCAAAGATGTTCAACCTATAATTGAAGAATTTGCTCAAAAGTCTGAAGCTCCTCAACACTTAATTCAGAAATTTGGAGAAATGGGATTGTTCGGCCCTGCCATACCTACAGAGTATGGAGGAGGCGGAATGGATGATATTTCGTACGGACTTATTATGCAAGAAGTAGAAAGAGGAGATTCTGGATTAAGATCAATGGCCTCCGTACAGAGTTCGTTAGTAATGTATCCTATTTATGCTTTTGGTTCTGAAGAACAACGAAAAAAGTATCTTCCTAAATTAGCTACTGGCGAATTTTTAGGTTGTTTTGGTCTCACAGAACCTAATCATGGTTCAAATCCATCGGGAATGGAAACACATTTAATAGATAAAGGAGAATATTATTTATTAAATGGAGCAAAAATGTGGATAACTAACTCTCCAATTGCCGATATTGCGGTTGTGTGGGCTCGAGATGAAAATAAAAGAGTAAAAGGAGTTATTGTTGAGAAAGGAATGGCAGGTTTTACAGCTCCAGAAATCCATAATAAATGGTCTTTGAGAGCAAGTAGTACTGGTGAGCTAGTTTTTGACAATGTAAAGATTCCAAAAGAAAATATCCTCCCAAACAAAGATGGCTTAGGTGCTCCATTAATGTGCCTTGATAGTGCACGTTATGGCATTGCTTGGGGTGCGATTGGTGCAGCAATAGATTGTTATGAAACAGCTAGAGATTACTCTTTAGAAAGAACGCAATTTGACAAGCCTATTGGTGGGTTTCAGTTAACGCAGAAAAAACTTTCTGAAATGTTAACAGAGATTACAAAGGCACAACTCTTAGCTTTGCGTCTTGGTCAGCTAAAAGTAAAAGGACAAGCTACTTCTACGCAAATATCTATGGCTAAACGTAATAATGTTGAAATGGCATTAAAAATTGCTAGAGAAGCAAGACAGATTTTAGGCGGTATGGGTATTTCTGGAGAATATCCTATTATGCGTCATATGATGAACTTAGAGTCTGTAATTACTTACGAGGGCACACATGATATTCATTTATTAATTTTAGGAGCTGATATTACAGGAATTCCAGCATTTAAATAA
- a CDS encoding pseudouridine synthase, translating into MQYKYFIVNKPYGVLPQFSDDGGRPTLKSLGKFPNDVYPVGRLDMDSEGLLIITNDKLLNHKLLNPKFEYDKTYLVQVDGDITTEAIKKLEKGTQITVNSAPYTTLPALCKKVDKPDNLQERNPPVRFRKNIPTSFIELTIHEGKNRQVRKMTASVDFPTLRLVRFAIGNLRIKELKSGGVIEVQRDLLYEKLGLKTNDREEKPKARRPSTRKPRVPTRNPNTGKAPTSKKRYGKSR; encoded by the coding sequence ATGCAGTATAAATATTTTATAGTCAATAAACCATATGGTGTTTTACCTCAATTTTCTGATGATGGAGGGCGACCAACATTAAAAAGTCTTGGGAAGTTTCCTAATGATGTATATCCTGTTGGACGTTTAGATATGGATAGTGAAGGTTTATTAATTATCACGAATGATAAACTATTAAATCATAAGCTATTAAATCCAAAATTTGAATACGATAAAACATATTTGGTTCAGGTTGATGGAGATATTACTACTGAAGCAATAAAAAAATTAGAAAAAGGGACACAAATTACGGTTAACTCTGCCCCTTATACTACGCTACCTGCGCTGTGTAAAAAAGTGGATAAACCAGACAATTTGCAGGAAAGAAACCCTCCTGTACGATTTAGAAAAAATATTCCCACTTCTTTTATTGAACTTACCATCCATGAAGGTAAAAACAGACAAGTTCGTAAAATGACTGCCTCTGTTGATTTCCCAACATTACGATTAGTAAGATTTGCAATTGGAAATCTTAGAATTAAAGAATTAAAATCTGGTGGAGTAATAGAAGTTCAAAGAGATTTACTTTATGAGAAGTTAGGTTTAAAAACTAATGACAGGGAGGAAAAGCCAAAAGCTAGGCGTCCAAGTACTAGAAAACCAAGAGTTCCCACTAGGAACCCGAACACAGGAAAAGCCCCTACTTCTAAAAAAAGATACGGAAAATCAAGATAA
- a CDS encoding aldo/keto reductase produces the protein MRYKLFGKSGLKVSELCLGAMTFGEDWGTGADYNTSKQIFESFAEAGGNFIDTANFYTNGTSEKYLGDFVGAERDKFVLASKYTLIEDSSHPNGTGNSRRNMMRTVEASLKRMNTDYMDVLWVHMWDGTTSVDEILRAMNDLISQGKVGYIGISDTPAWVVSQANTMAILRGWEEFVGLQVEYSLIARDVERELIPMADHFGMSVTTWSPLGAGLLSGKYNKGIVEGGRLSEKSVKYSPKNLRIAETVVSIAQKLGKSPTQVALNWLRAQNKRIIPIVGARKLEQVKDNLKCVDWNLEQLDLDLLDGESAIDLGFPTKFLNDDTAKKYSFGGWYDKIDKR, from the coding sequence ATGAGGTATAAACTATTTGGAAAGTCAGGATTAAAAGTTTCTGAGTTGTGTTTAGGAGCAATGACTTTTGGAGAAGATTGGGGAACTGGTGCTGATTATAACACATCAAAACAAATTTTTGAATCTTTTGCAGAAGCAGGAGGAAATTTTATTGATACTGCAAATTTTTATACAAACGGAACATCAGAAAAGTACCTTGGTGATTTTGTTGGTGCAGAAAGAGATAAATTCGTTTTAGCATCAAAGTATACATTAATAGAAGATAGTTCTCACCCTAATGGAACAGGAAATTCTAGAAGAAATATGATGCGAACGGTGGAAGCATCACTTAAAAGAATGAATACAGATTACATGGATGTGCTATGGGTACACATGTGGGATGGCACAACAAGTGTTGATGAAATCTTAAGAGCCATGAACGATTTAATTAGCCAAGGTAAAGTAGGTTACATAGGAATTTCTGATACACCTGCTTGGGTTGTTTCTCAGGCAAATACGATGGCAATTTTAAGAGGATGGGAAGAATTTGTAGGCCTACAAGTAGAATATAGTTTAATTGCTCGTGATGTAGAAAGAGAATTGATTCCAATGGCAGATCATTTTGGAATGTCTGTAACTACTTGGTCTCCGTTAGGCGCAGGGTTATTATCTGGGAAGTACAATAAAGGAATAGTAGAAGGGGGGCGATTAAGTGAAAAGAGTGTTAAGTATTCGCCTAAAAATTTAAGAATTGCAGAAACTGTTGTGAGTATTGCACAGAAATTAGGAAAGTCTCCTACACAAGTAGCATTAAATTGGTTGAGAGCACAAAATAAACGCATTATTCCAATTGTTGGGGCAAGAAAACTTGAACAGGTAAAAGATAATTTAAAATGCGTTGATTGGAATTTAGAACAATTAGACTTGGATCTTTTAGATGGTGAAAGTGCAATTGATCTAGGTTTTCCAACAAAATTTTTAAATGATGATACCGCAAAGAAATATTCTTTTGGCGGTTGGTATGATAAAATAGATAAAAGATAA
- a CDS encoding TetR/AcrR family transcriptional regulator has translation MESKDKILEVATEIFQLKGKSGARMQEIADAAGVNKALVHYYFKNKEGLFQEVFQDLIRKTILPIVDVLKGPESLDSKIAKFIDLYIDTLKENPNMVTFIIGELQMNKAPFTPSKDMQDTIIAIGKQLQEDTNFISIHPLQFMTTLLGACIFPFIAKPMFANFNQIDSFSFDEFIEERKSILHQIILNGIKSKKNG, from the coding sequence ATGGAATCGAAAGACAAAATTTTAGAAGTTGCAACAGAGATTTTCCAGCTGAAAGGGAAAAGTGGAGCAAGAATGCAAGAAATTGCAGATGCTGCTGGTGTAAATAAAGCACTTGTACATTATTACTTTAAAAATAAAGAAGGCTTATTTCAGGAGGTCTTTCAAGATCTAATTCGAAAGACTATTCTTCCAATTGTTGATGTCCTCAAAGGACCCGAATCTTTGGATAGTAAAATTGCAAAGTTTATTGACTTATATATCGATACATTAAAAGAGAATCCTAATATGGTTACTTTTATTATTGGTGAACTTCAAATGAACAAAGCTCCTTTTACTCCATCAAAAGACATGCAGGATACTATAATTGCAATAGGAAAGCAATTACAAGAAGATACTAATTTTATATCAATTCATCCACTTCAGTTCATGACCACACTCCTTGGGGCATGTATATTTCCTTTTATCGCAAAACCTATGTTTGCTAATTTCAATCAAATCGATTCATTTTCATTCGATGAGTTCATAGAAGAACGTAAAAGTATTCTTCATCAAATAATATTAAATGGCATTAAATCTAAAAAAAATGGATAA